The nucleotide window AACGCCACAATGCAAAGTGGGTTTGTTTACAGTGGTATAGCCATCAGGtcttcattttcccttttttttttttttttttttgttattttcagggTTGAGATTTCATATTGTTAACGTAAAATTGTTTTGGTGTGATGATAATCTTAGGCCTGAGTTTCTTTGGTGTTAAAATAACATGTAGCTTGCTACAAAGAGCTATAGTGAAGGCAGAGGTTTGAGGGGTTTGACAGGTAATAAAGGTGGAGGCGCTCAAGGTGATTTGCATTTGTCATGTCTTTGTTCTGGTTAGCTCCGCTAGCTCTAGCTCCGCCTAGACTATTGAAGAGAAATACTACAACCACGCCCGAAACATCCTAGCTGATCTAGCTAGTTAGACAGTTCGAGAGCTCGACTTATAATGTTTAACTTTGTGAATTACCTGACAATATATTATGCTACTGTCTGGCTAATACGGTGCTCTGTGCTGATGTTGCGTCAGCACGTATTCATTGTGTGATATGGTAAATTAAGATGTGGATAATACTCCTTACCTGTAGTCGGCGCTCCTCGTAACGGTTCCAATAATGACCTGTAAAAGAAGAATACTGAGTTCAGTGGAGAGCGTGCCCTGAGGcagttgtctgtctgtttcatcCATTTTTATAACTTACTTACTGCATTATCCCACATCACGGTCCATCAATACATATTACATTCATGACTCCTTGCTCTCCAAAAATTATCTTTAGATATGTAGTCCGACTGGTTGGTTGGTAGTCAACCAGCTAGACAGCTAATTAAGATGGGTAAGTATGTTTATTGCAAGTTCTGTGGCCATCTAGGCTTGAAGAAGTTTAAGGGCACGTAGGCAATTACTCTACCCCTATAATGAACTGCTAActtgctgtctgtgtcatgTGCTGACTACTGCAGCTTTGCTGTTGAAAACAGCAGTTCGGCAGAACAGTGATCGTAAAAGCCCTCAGTGTAGACTGATAGCAAACGGAACGGTGATGACACGCGTCTGTCTTCAGAATGTGTAGCAAGCTAGTTAGATAGATAAACATAAATTGTATGTCTCTAAAGGCTATGTAAATCTCTTATAACTAATATGCTTTCACACAAATTCATATAGCTATATTCGTAGTATTTAATACACTAACATTAGAATCTATATAAGccgccctggataagagcgtctgctaagcatTTAAATGTAGCCATGCAACGCGAACCCTGTCAGATGGAAATAGCGAACTAAGAAGCCAGCAAGTCAGGACGTTGTTTTACTTTGTTACAGTCAATCACATGCTCACCACAACACGGTTAACAcggaggaaggggaggaaggcGTTGGGAACACTCCCACAACATTTTACCATGGTAACATGGCCTACATTAATACGCAGCCGTGCAAGGTGTCACGGCGTTAGCGTTAATGCTTCCTTCAGGGAGACCGGTGTAGGAGTGAAATGTAGCTCCAAGCTGTCAGTTTTGATACAAGAAGACATGCGAAAGCACATGGCGCACGTTGAAAAAAGCAGTAACGGTGAGCGTTTCACACAAAACGACAGCCATCACTTCTTGGCCGCACGGTAAGTGTAACCTGCTTATCACTGCGTAAATAACATTTGCCGTGATTGTCCCGATATGGCTGGAAGGCGAAATGGGTTTGGGGAAGTATGTCCTGACATGTAAACTATCTatgaaaatgtagtttttagCATGCCCcaaattcagctttttttttatacgTGTCGTATGTTCGATTTTCTATTAAATTTACATCCAGGAAATGAATGTCACACCTGCCTGTTTTCAAGATAGAATTGCCAAATTATGAAGCAGATTATTTAACGTTTTAGAGAAAATGCTGTTGAGACTAAAGTGGGGTTAAGTTTTGGGTTAACAGAGAGATCGTGCATTGAACATTGGAGAGGATCAGTGTTATTTGTGTACCTgattattttgctattttttatttaaacgaGGCTATTGGTAATCATTTCGATGCTGTTTAATTCAACCCTAAACAACAGATGTGTTTAAACTGCCTTTTTCCATCAGGCGTTTTCCAGAGATTGACAAAGGCATGAAACGATCCAgcctgaaacattttaaataaacttgaAATACTTAGAAATAAAGTGTAGGCTTAGGTTTAaccaaaatgtgtatttttagatATACATTTGTCAAGTATCTTCTCGTGGAAATTTCAATTAAATGGTATGGATAGGTTTATTTTAGCCTTTCCTCATAACAAAATTTTGCGTAAGCGACGCATGGAAAGAGGCAGTTTAAACACGTATTCTGCATCTTTTGTTTAGGGTTGAATTAAACAGCATCGAAATGATTAGccttgtttaaataaaaatatctattctaccaaaataattttaaaaagtgattataaaacaaaatatgagcAGATGAAATTGGATACCCCATTATGACCAAACGTGCAGGGGTAGAggcaattattattatcatcctAATTATCCGATTCTATTATTCGGTTACACAATACAAGTATATTGCTGTTCCATGAAGGCAGGCCTAGTTGTGTTACTGTTCTTTCATGCGTTTGTGTTCCAGATCTACGAGATCTTACCACCCACCGCCAAGCAAGTACACGGGTTAGTTACattataattgtgtgtgtgtgtgtgtgcgtgtgtttgacCCAGAAAAGCGCGAGACACAGTCTACTGGAGCCCCTTTTGCAACCTGAAGCAGATTTTCCGCGCAGAGATAGTTGCGTGCCGTCGTTAGAAATGCTACACCCGAATGGGGAAACCGGAGGCTGAAACTGGAGGAAACGGTTCTCCCGTCGCGTGACCCAAAAGTGACAGAGACCTGATCCAGCTGTGGCCGCCACAAGCCTCTCTGTCAAGAGTAACATTCTAAAAGGAGATGAAGATGCACACAATAGAATTGTACTGATTTTTATTAATAGTAAATATGTACaccaatgaaataaaaaagaaggtAGTTGTGAATTTTCTCAAACTGTGATGACGTTTTGGTTGTTGATATTGCAGCTTCTGGTGGTGTGTGTTATAAAGACAATGGCCCGAAAACACAACGGACACTACCTCCtcctcagagctcagagagacagcacataCAGACTATACACATTCCTAAAGCTTTGGTAGCTGCCCCATTTCTGCAGGTACCTGAAAATACtgtctttgtgtttgcatgAAGGGAACTTAATGGGTCATTCTGTGTAATGTCAACCATATCTCTAATTCTGATTTGGAATATTTGTGCATATCTCCTCAAAACAAGCATcttacaaaacattacacactGGATTTATCATATATGTGAAAAAAACCTTTTCCTTTCAGAGTAGGACTATGAGAAATTATAGTCTATGAAGCTGTAAGATCTGTGTTAATGAATTATCAGCATGCCATGTTCCACTTATAGCTACATCCTATAAGACTATTGCTATACAAGAAAGAGTAAAGTGAGTAGTGTGTGCACTCCAAACTTCTGACCTTGACAAAAATATGCTTTGCATAAATGTTATCTGGCTACAGCAGCTCAGTAAAAGTGCTAGGTTTTcttatgtttatataaatattaatgattcTGTATGCATTCCAGCACCCAGCGCTTACACCTGGACAGAAACGCTACCTGTACAGCATTGCCAAAGtctacagcacagaacacatCCGAAGAGTGATGCAGCAGTACTACCTGAATGTGCTGCACAGGTGCATTGACACAGGTGTGAAATTTAGTCATCTGCATGCTCAGCCAAACACAAGATAACAAACAGGGGAAAGGACAGGGGGAGGCTATGCTGCTGCTCATAACACTGGTAATTGTTTAATATTCCTGTTTGCCATCTTTACCATTGTGAAGAGTCTGTATTCTGCTTTTTCATTTAGGTCACCACCCCTTAAGTGAAATCAGGAATGAAGATGTGAATCTGCATCTCACAGGGAAGCAAAGGATGGATTCGGGCAGATCGACAGACTCAAAGCACAGTGCAGATGGGAGCTTAggtgcagtgcattctgggaagatCATCCTGCCCAAAATTAGTAATAAACAGACCAGGTAAGAGGAGACCAGATAAGGGAATGAATTAGATTGAAACATATCATCATCCATATGCTTGTTattcagctgtttttccttcaaatATTATCTTGAAGTGGCTGCGTGCTCAGTGTCCAGAAACCTGTTTTGCAGCAAAGCATCGAGCACTTCAGCctcaaatgaaaggaaatccAGAAAACGGAGGACAAATGTTTCAACGGCACAAAGCAGATCTGTCAGAGGCAAGGTTCAATTTGAACATATTTCTTTACAAAACAGAGATGACAGTTAACAGCacttttaatgacaaaattcaTGTGAAAGACATGGTTTTCCTGGAGAATATATGACTGTTACAATGCCTGCTTTCTTTCAGTAGTGTCAGCACACCatgtttttttatctgaaatctCATTTTTCAGGAAGAAAACGGCGGGCCAACCTCACCAAAAGACAGACGAAAACCGGGGAGgattttctgtgtgaaaacatcAACTCACTTTccattaaagaaaaagaagtcttgaaaacatgaaaaaatgaaaatataactaTTGCCTTTTTAATATGGTTATTCTGGAACAATGGAATGAATTTTTCATACAATCACCAACTGTTCCATGTGAAATCAGCGCTGAAATTGTATTTTGAGCAGAGTGCATCTTAGtatgattttcagttttcacaacACCTACAATCTAATTTATAATTCTACTACAATGAAATAAGAAATCAAGGAATTGTATTAAATATTCCAAATATAACAATTTCTGTTACATAAGTAGTTCAAACCTAATagtcaaaaaaacaacagattttcaaaaacaaacagttagATGTGATTTTATTGTAGATAATATAACACAAAAAGTGAATGATGGtctacattttacattagaAGCCAAATACTTTTTATAGGGCATTTATACgaaaatgaatattaatctCAATATATaacaactaaaataaaaataaaaaactgtggCACCAAGTCTTTCTTCtttaatgaaattatgcaaatgatTTTAACATTATTGCATCCTGTCCTGACACTTACATGGTGATCGAACACAGGCAAATGCTGCTGACTCAGACACTATGTTATATTCTTCATTAAGTTAGCACACACTTATGATACAGGTGACCATGTTGGAGCTGcagggagaaagacaggaatGAGACAACTTGCTTCACTGGGGACCTCATTTTACCCCACCCCAGCACAACTTTTATGATTTCTTGTACTCAATCCTCTCGACCTTGACATCATCTCCAATGAGCTGGTAAACATATGTGACGACCGTGGATGCCTGGATATCCATTAACACAAAGGATGGGATGATGTTGCTGGggaaacagaacaaagaaaatacatattggtactttttattcaaattgccaGAACTGTCTTAAAGCCCCCTTACTGTTTCTACAAGCCTCCTTGGAAATCCTTGATAAAAATCCTTATTGTGACAGGAGTCAACACTATTTGAACCAGCATTCTGCAGTGGCAATCCAagtcttctgattggttcatatgAATCACCAGCGTGGTAGCTCCCCTCGATAGGTGGTTAGGGTGTAGGAACAGAATGGGTGTCACCTACCTGTCAGCCTCCACACTATTCATGAATTTAATTCATGAATTCATGAGATTCAACCCCCAAGATGTGTCTGAACTGGACATCATTGTAACTAGCCACACATAGCCATGAGTAATACAGTCACTAAACGCTACCTACCACTTGCCCTTCCCCGCcattcacaaattcacacacagcacagcacacggCAGTCTCTCTGTACCTCTCGAGTGCACTGTAGGCCCCCGTGGCGGAACCTGGGTTGATGTAGAACTTGTTCTCGTTCTCAAAGGCTTCAAACTTGTGCGTGTGTCCAGAGATGAGGATGTCGACATCCAGCTGTCTCTGCAGCAGGGCCAGGCTTGCCATGTCGCCCCAGGGGATCACCTGGTGCCCGTGGATCAGTCCAATCTTGAACTGGCCCACTGTCACTACCTTCTGCTCCGGGTAGTTCAGGTTCTGTTCACAGttgtcagaaacagaaaacaggagtTGAACAGGTACTGAAGGTACCGGAGAAtgtagagagaggaggagagacaggataaaggagaaaaaaggagcAGACAAGGAGAGAAAGGTGGGGAGGAAGAGATGACAGAGACACTCCACAAGACATTCTCTTCACAGAGAGAAACTGCAGGATTGCTTCTCATTctttattatattatcatttaatGACAACTGATGTTATTTCTAATCCATGGCTTTGGCAATACTATATTTTTATGGTGGTGCCAATAAAGCAgatttgattttggttttgaatttAAGGAGAAGCAAGggaagcaggagagaaaggggaagacTGAGGAATATTCTTCAAAAGGACAGTCAATGTCTGTCCCCATTTCACAAATATGACTGAATGCAGACGATATTTATGGACTGGGTGCCAGTACGCACATTGTGTTCCTTTGCTATGTGAGCCTGTGAAAACAATTCCCATCAAATTAAAcagcatgtgaaataaaaaagggggggggggttgaatgGCGAAGCAGGGACACACAGACCTCGTCAAAGTCTCCCCTGACAATGTGCACGTCTCCTGCCAGGGTCTTCAGGTAGTCATAGCTCTCTTTGGTGCACAGGTTTCCTGTGCACAGGATGTGCTGAATTTTTCCTGGCACCAGCAGCTTCTTAAACTTTGCCGGCAGGGTGTTACACCGGTGGGGGATGTGGAGGTCTCCGAGCACTAGGACCAGCTTGGAGGTAAAGTAGGGTGAAGCAGGACAGTAAGAAGAGACATGTTAAAGAAAGCCTGATCACAACAGGGGCTTCCCGCTGAAGTGAACAGCACCTGCACGCCACATGAACCCTTGCTTCTGTTCTTAAATGGCTGTGTGAGGTGACCCCTGGGAAAGTGCATTGCTTACATACAATAACATGGTGATTTCCTTCCCTGGATGTGATACTTGACATACAAGTTCTATACTTTCCTCTTTAATATCCTGGAGATACCAACTTCAAACTCCATGTATATGTATCATGGCAACAATGTAAAGTcttgttatttttcagagaacaacccCATGTGCCCCTTTTCTCTAACAAAACACTAATGAGCCCCCTGAGGAAGGACAGAACTTGTAGCCTCCAGGTCTAGAGTGCTCAAATCTCACCTGTGTGCTGAACTACAGCCTTGAGGAAAGAAAGCCAGCTACATCACATTACaattgtttagcagacactcctaaccagagtgacttacacaacttacaattttgacatgttatccatttgtacagatAACTGTTTACTTAGGCAATTCTGGTTACTGGTTCTGGTACTTTGCCCAAGAGAGTGACCCAGCAGGGAGCTGAACCAGAaacctctgggttacaagccctctTCCTTACATCTTTATTGTTAATAAAGCACCAATTGAATTTGAAGTTTAAtttgacagaaagagagacgaatagaaagcaggagagagagacatagagtTCCAGGCAGGCTGCAGTCCAGCACAGTTCCCCGGCCCATTACATGCAGGTCTAAGCCACTAAACACCTAACACCatctaaaatataaacaaatccACCAAGCAAATATATacttaatatatttatacagagGCATAAAAACCTCTAGCAGTCTGGCTTAGAGGCCTGTAGTTTTACCCGCAAGCATACAGGATCCATTCTATTGGCTTTTCACAAAGGGTAATACTCCAAAGTCAAAGACTTTGTGCACTGTAAAAGTAAAGGTAATGGGTAAATGTTAAGGTACAGTTCAGGAGATGGGCAAGGTCTCTGAGGCACACAAGACCTGGAGTTACACACCTGTGCATTAGGTCACCATTATTAGTGTAGTGAGTACTTCCCAACAGCAACCATGCTGACCTCAGAGGGCTTTGGTCTCTATGACCAATTTTTCACATAATCTCattatgaatgtttattttgagaTATGTTGTTTAGCATCTACTCTAAGTACACACCTACACTAGAGACTTGGCATTGTATTCATGCATCACAAGATGCAAAATCTGCTCTGCAAATCTGTTAAGTTCTTATACAATTAACCAGATTAGTAGTATCTTCAACAACATGCTAAGTTTGTtccacaaaccacacacagagtgaaattATGCATTCACCTCACTCATTGATTAGAGATCATATGCTGACTTTACCTGAATGTCTGTTGAGGGGATTTCTAGGGAAGtgtatgttgcatgtttaaGGGACACCACAGAAAAGcagaggtttgttttttttaccaacCCTTGTGGGATCTAAAAGAGTGTCCATCCAAACATATGTAGGCATCTACATTCAGCCCAGCAGCCCAGACAGAATAGTGTTACCATGACAGCCATCCCATTAGTCTGCAAGACAAGCATCTCCCCAAGCAGTGGCCGTGAGACAAGGGTTCAACACAAAGAGTAGCACTTACTCTGTGACCAGCCTGAATGCAAGGCAGAGGTTGATTGgagacggggggtgggggggaaggagtgcgaggtggagggggagaacGACACGAAGCATGATCAGggtttgacaaaataaataaaaacacatagacaagtgagacaaagaaagaaaaaataaattagaaattaaaagtgaataaattaataaatgtaacaaCCAAACACAAATCAGAGGTGTTAGGTGACTGTGAATAACTATTTCGTTAGTGGTTAGTATTCATAAATGATGAGTGAGTAAGCAAGCTTTGACTATTGCTTCTCAGACTGCATCACTGCACAAGATTTTAATGATCCTGATCGATTTAATAACTGTATTTATGCATTCTCCCCCTCTGGTCGAATTTAATTCCACCTAACCAATTCCGGTTTAACCTGaccatttacattttccttcCTCTATTTCAAGTAGTCTCTGTCTCCAACCTTCACAATGATAGCAGTTGGACATAGCGAGCAAACAGAGTGAATATCCAAAAATAACATGTTCAGACATTACAGTTTCAAACAGGGACACTAAGTTGTTAACTTTTTTAGCCATATTGAATGTGTTACAGCATCCAGTGAACTCCAAATTCAGTTGATAACGATCAACAATTTCCGCTTCAACTGAGTGGACATTAGTATAGCTAACAGTCTCCATGTTTATCCCAACTATTTATCGgctaacaaaaacacaatacttTATGAAACATCCAGCCTAATCTGACATGGTCTGTGAAGcataaaacaacagcattacGGCGGCTAATCGCACAAACCCAGCCACCTACACAGCAAGCCAAATGTGTTTAGCCTAGCTAGACTACCTAACCTAGCTAGTCACCTAGCTCTACCTACTGTGTACAAGGCTATGCCACTTATGTATAAAGTAAAACCTGTGAATAGCAAACTCAGAGAAAATCAAATTGTAAATGGTATCGGATTGTTAAAGCACTACTCCGTGTTAGCCAGATACTTATTAAGGTTTTccacctttttttcttctgtcatgTGATCATTCAGTGATTCACACAGTCCGCTAGctggttagcttgctagctatgaAAGAGACCAGAGTTGTGTCTTATTTAACGAATCATCGCGCCTCCCTGGAATCTCGTTCCAATCATGCAAAGTACGTCAAACACCTTTAACACAACAGACTATCTGGGCTAGATACCAAAGTCTTTTCATAATGCTTCAGTCTTACCATCGTTATTTTGCAGGATCTGCCTTACTTCAGGAAGCGACTGTGCACTGTGTTGAGACACGCCCAGTGACATCATCCGCCAATCAACAGGCAGTTTCTACGTTGTTGACGATAGCCCCTACGGATCGCCGATAAGGACATATCGCACGTAATCTTTTTCAAAGGGAGAAAATTGTTTCTCGATGTAGCGGGTGAAAGTACAAAATATCGGTAAATTCGTCATATTGAAATTACTTTCCGTCTCATTCCGTCCGTCCTGACTGGACCTAGAATTTCCTTATGTTTTGATAAACATGCGGGATATGTCACCCCGTTTCGTGACGGCTGACAACAAATTTAAGAGAGATTTGGAATACTTACAAGTACAGTTTTGAAATTTCCTGGTAAGCTACAGTGCATCAGAAGCTTTGTTCAGATAAAAGCAGTTCGGCTGGCAAAGCAACGAAAgacaacataaaataacattatgCGAACTCGTTGATTGTCTCATTTTCCTTCTTATGGAAGGTCATTCACAGCCACCATTAAGCGAAAATAACGAGCAATTATTGGACACATGAAGGGATGCTACCAAAGTCTTGATGTTAGAATACTGCAGATGAACGAGAAACCAAGCTATGTAACCAGGATGTGCATAACTATACGCGTGAGGGTGGGAAAGCAAGTGTCCAAGGATTTTAAGTTTTGCGAATTGTTTTTTCTCACATTCAGTTGAGAGGGGCCCTTCTTTGGACAAGGTCAACCGTTTCAGTGAATGCCAAGGGAAAGGGCACaattggatgtaccaagcacatACTGAAAAAGCCGTAACGCAGCAGATTTGTCAACACCCTTTTTTAAGTTGACAGTATGCGTTGATATTGTTTGTCACAGTTTTCATGGATCCCAGTCAGAACGGTCTTTCAATTCCATAGTCAGTAGAGGGCAGCACATTCTGCGTTGTTTCAGCCGCACTCACACCGCTCGATACCTATGTTTACAAACAGCCCTGCTCTCGCTGGGGTGGTCTGTCGTACACATGCGTGCCTTTACTGCTGTGAGGGAACGTCTACAAGGTCACACGCAGCCGTACACTTAAACACGcttacacagaaaatgtgttaggGCACTCGGCTGTAACGCAACGTTTTGTCGTATAGACTTTATTGTTATGCAACCAGGCCTGGCTCTACTAGCTCTACACAGTTCACCTGTCTCTCTGAAAGGCATAAATTACAGTGTTTATTCTGacccaacagagagagagagagagagagagagagacgctaTGTCCAGACAAACAGTGCATGAGAGTCTGTAGAGCACGCTGCTACGCGGTGCCACCCACAGCATGCCCGAGCTGACTAAACCCAAAGGACAGTATGACCTGGCAATGTCCGTCTGTTTCCTCTCATCTCGGTTTGCATGTTGTAAAGTCAGAATAGACGTGCTCTGTCTGGCTCGAGAGCAACGCAGTGCGGCTCTCTTGGCTACAGAGGCCATGAGCTCAACCCGTACATGGCATTCTTGTTGTTTCCAAGTTGTtacatctgtttttctgtggcgTGCCCGCTTATTCACAGCGACTTAGAAGGACTGAGGGTTTACACCTAGCATGCAAAACAGTTCTGCAGCAGTTTGGGGGAAGTACGTTTTTCCAAGTGTGCCACTGGAGTGTCACCTCTGTGAATTTGAACCTGGAACAGTCTAGCTATGAGCTAGGCTCCCTCAACACCCACCCCCTGCCTGTATATCAGCTAGTGATCAGTGGGTCAGATATTTTGGGCTCTGGGGTTAAGGAACCTGCTCCTTCCTGAACTCTTGGGTCGCTGTGCCAGGGGTGTCATTAAATCTCATGAAAGATAGCTGACCGCTTATGTGGGGTGTCAGAGGAGCTGGTAATAGGAAGCTCTGGCGTTCCCCAGTCTTTGGTTAGGTCTCATGCATACAGGGAAATTCAGCCCaaggaaaaatatgtatttggaGAGGTCACTGAATAATTTTTCCACAGTGCATAcgttgt belongs to Megalops cyprinoides isolate fMegCyp1 chromosome 5, fMegCyp1.pri, whole genome shotgun sequence and includes:
- the vps29 gene encoding vacuolar protein sorting-associated protein 29 isoform X2 translates to MLVLVLGDLHIPHRCNTLPAKFKKLLVPGKIQHILCTGNLCTKESYDYLKTLAGDVHIVRGDFDENLNYPEQKVVTVGQFKIGLIHGHQVIPWGDMASLALLQRQLDVDILISGHTHKFEAFENENKFYINPGSATGAYSALESNIIPSFVLMDIQASTVVTYVYQLIGDDVKVERIEYKKS
- the vps29 gene encoding vacuolar protein sorting-associated protein 29 isoform X1 produces the protein MAGHRLVLVLGDLHIPHRCNTLPAKFKKLLVPGKIQHILCTGNLCTKESYDYLKTLAGDVHIVRGDFDENLNYPEQKVVTVGQFKIGLIHGHQVIPWGDMASLALLQRQLDVDILISGHTHKFEAFENENKFYINPGSATGAYSALESNIIPSFVLMDIQASTVVTYVYQLIGDDVKVERIEYKKS